One genomic window of Neisseria sp. oral taxon 014 str. F0314 includes the following:
- a CDS encoding TonB-dependent siderophore receptor, whose product MFRHNLIAVAVLAAFSSAVSAAEQVNLETVHVQGQRSYNAIATEKNGDYSSFAATVGTKIPASLREIPQSVSIITNQQVKDRNVDTFDQLARKTPGLRVLSNDDGRSSVYARGYEYSEYNIDGLPAQMQSINGTLPNLFAFDRVEVMRGPSGLFDSSGEMGGIVNLVRKRPTKEFQGHAAAGFGTHKQYKAEADVSGRLNADGSVRGRVMVQTSGASPRPAEKNNHHETFYAAADWDINPDTTLGVGYLYQQRHLAPYNGLPVNHDGSLMKLPEHTFVGADWNKFKMNSHDVFADLKHYFGNGGYGKVGVRYSDRDADSNYTFAGSKRAENGSATVTGLGTDIRQKAFAFDASYSQPFRLGNTANEFVVGADYNHFKSTTEQGRSALARGVALGDFRSVPYVNLLQQARAGTRGYNYSVSKENLDEFGLYGKTVFRPVDGLSLIAGGRVGHYKIEAGDDTGLNKADKTKFTGYAGAVYDLNDANSLYASFSQLYTPQTSLGTDGKLLKARQGNQFEAGYKGSYMNERLNTRVSFYRMQDKNAAASIVGDSTHYAALGKRVMEGVETEISGAITPKWQIHAGYSYLHSQIKASSTNRDDGIFLLMPKHSANLWTTYQVTPKLTLGGGVNAMSHITSSAGLRAGGYATFDAMAAYQFTPKLKLQVNADNIFNRHYYTRVGSANTFNIPGAERSLMANVRYDF is encoded by the coding sequence ATGTTCCGCCATAATTTGATCGCCGTTGCCGTTTTGGCGGCGTTTTCTTCGGCCGTTTCCGCTGCCGAGCAGGTTAATCTGGAAACCGTGCATGTTCAGGGGCAGCGTTCGTATAACGCGATTGCCACCGAGAAAAACGGCGATTACAGCTCGTTTGCCGCCACCGTCGGCACAAAAATTCCCGCGTCTTTGCGCGAGATTCCGCAATCCGTCAGCATCATCACCAACCAGCAGGTAAAAGACCGCAACGTCGATACCTTTGACCAATTGGCGCGCAAAACGCCGGGTCTGCGCGTGTTGAGCAACGACGACGGACGCTCGTCGGTTTATGCGCGCGGCTACGAATACAGCGAATACAACATCGACGGCCTGCCTGCGCAGATGCAGAGTATCAACGGCACGCTGCCCAACCTGTTCGCCTTCGACCGCGTCGAAGTGATGCGCGGGCCGAGCGGATTGTTCGACAGCAGCGGCGAGATGGGCGGTATTGTGAATTTGGTGCGCAAACGCCCGACCAAAGAGTTCCAAGGCCATGCAGCGGCAGGGTTCGGTACGCACAAACAATATAAAGCCGAAGCCGACGTTTCAGGCCGTCTGAACGCCGACGGCAGCGTGCGCGGCCGTGTGATGGTGCAAACTTCGGGCGCATCTCCGCGTCCGGCGGAGAAAAACAACCACCATGAAACCTTCTATGCGGCGGCGGATTGGGACATCAACCCCGATACGACTTTGGGTGTAGGCTATCTCTACCAGCAACGCCACCTCGCGCCGTATAACGGCCTGCCGGTCAACCATGACGGCTCGCTGATGAAGCTGCCCGAACACACCTTTGTCGGAGCGGATTGGAACAAATTTAAAATGAACAGCCACGACGTGTTCGCCGATTTGAAACATTACTTCGGCAACGGCGGCTACGGCAAAGTCGGCGTGCGCTATTCCGACCGCGATGCCGATTCCAACTACACTTTTGCAGGCAGCAAACGGGCGGAAAACGGCAGCGCGACGGTAACCGGCCTCGGTACCGACATCCGGCAGAAAGCCTTTGCGTTTGACGCCAGCTACAGCCAGCCGTTCCGCCTGGGCAATACCGCCAACGAATTTGTGGTCGGTGCGGACTACAACCACTTTAAGAGCACGACCGAGCAAGGCCGATCGGCGCTTGCCCGCGGCGTCGCTTTGGGGGATTTCCGTTCCGTACCTTATGTGAATCTGCTGCAACAGGCGCGTGCCGGTACCCGCGGGTATAATTATTCCGTTTCCAAAGAAAACCTCGACGAATTCGGCCTCTACGGCAAAACCGTATTCCGTCCCGTCGACGGCCTGTCGCTGATTGCCGGCGGCCGTGTCGGCCACTACAAAATCGAGGCCGGCGACGATACGGGGTTGAACAAAGCCGATAAAACCAAATTCACCGGCTACGCAGGCGCAGTATACGATTTGAACGATGCCAACAGCCTCTACGCCAGCTTTTCCCAGCTCTACACGCCGCAGACCAGCCTCGGCACCGACGGCAAGCTCCTGAAAGCGCGGCAGGGCAACCAGTTTGAAGCGGGTTACAAAGGCAGCTACATGAACGAACGCCTGAATACCCGCGTATCGTTCTACCGTATGCAGGACAAAAATGCCGCCGCCAGCATCGTCGGCGACAGCACCCACTACGCCGCGCTGGGCAAACGTGTGATGGAAGGCGTCGAAACCGAAATCAGCGGCGCGATTACACCGAAATGGCAGATTCACGCAGGCTACAGCTATCTGCACAGCCAAATCAAAGCCTCCTCCACCAATCGCGACGACGGCATCTTCCTGCTGATGCCCAAACACAGCGCAAACCTGTGGACGACTTACCAAGTTACGCCCAAACTGACCCTCGGCGGCGGCGTGAACGCGATGAGCCATATTACCTCGTCGGCAGGGTTGCGTGCGGGCGGCTACGCCACCTTCGACGCGATGGCGGCTTACCAGTTTACGCCCAAGCTGAAACTGCAAGTCAACGCCGACAACATCTTC
- a CDS encoding helix-turn-helix transcriptional regulator, with the protein MSTLHINSRHFMRLVQQGDSNDYLSGHYHFDTLHSGISLHGGRATAEQDLHCSRLTDAYVNFVILLEGRLDFGINRERYCIRADGGKVILVAAGEEILFSRYLHRGETTVKIALKGIEHWLSQPQYRHLLSHVYREPVRSWPLDDGLAVLVGRCLQRPDGSIADALQQEADALQLLAGLWRDFLARHPVQTACEVSVPSESFVHSLNHAFDNGAHQVAELAAALHISERTLQRRLRESFGITASDWLRHKHMQYALYALTTGQESISETAYRCGYRHTSSFTQAFKQYFDCTPAEMQRRGRE; encoded by the coding sequence ATGAGCACTCTGCACATCAACAGCCGCCATTTCATGCGCCTCGTCCAGCAAGGCGACAGTAACGACTATCTGAGCGGGCATTACCATTTCGACACGCTGCACAGCGGCATCAGCCTGCACGGAGGGCGCGCCACGGCGGAACAAGACCTGCATTGCAGCCGTCTGACCGATGCGTACGTCAACTTCGTCATCCTGCTGGAAGGCAGGTTGGATTTCGGTATCAACCGCGAGCGTTACTGCATCCGGGCCGACGGCGGCAAGGTAATTCTGGTGGCGGCAGGCGAAGAAATTTTGTTCAGCCGCTATCTCCACCGCGGCGAAACCACCGTCAAAATCGCGTTAAAAGGCATCGAACACTGGCTTTCCCAGCCGCAATACCGCCACCTGTTGTCCCACGTCTACCGCGAACCGGTCAGAAGCTGGCCTTTGGACGACGGATTGGCCGTACTGGTCGGGCGCTGCCTGCAACGTCCGGACGGCAGCATCGCCGATGCTTTGCAGCAGGAGGCCGACGCGCTGCAACTTCTGGCCGGACTGTGGCGCGATTTTCTGGCACGCCATCCCGTTCAGACGGCCTGCGAGGTTTCCGTGCCGTCTGAAAGTTTCGTCCACAGCCTCAATCATGCGTTTGACAACGGCGCGCACCAAGTCGCCGAGCTGGCCGCCGCGCTGCATATCAGCGAACGCACCCTGCAACGCCGCCTGCGCGAATCTTTCGGCATCACCGCCAGCGACTGGCTGCGCCACAAACATATGCAATACGCGCTTTACGCGCTGACGACCGGGCAGGAAAGCATTAGCGAAACCGCCTACCGCTGCGGCTACCGCCATACGTCCAGCTTTACGCAGGCGTTCAAGCAGTATTTCGACTGCACGCCGGCGGAAATGCAGCGGCGCGGCAGGGAATAA
- the dnaE gene encoding DNA polymerase III subunit alpha, with the protein MTEPTYIPLRLHTEFSITDGMVRIKKLIAKAQEYGLPALGISDLMNEFGLVKFYKACRSAGIKPVGAADVWIGNPNAPDKPFRAMLIIRNDAGYLRLSELLTAAYVGKDRNVHHAELNPEWLENGDNSGLICLSGAHYGEVGVNLLNGNEDAARSAALKYAAWFPDAFYLELQRLPERPEWEACVSGSVKLAEELGLPVVATHPTQFMSRDDFNAHEARVCIAGGWVLTDKKRPRDFTPSQFFIPPETMLERFADLPEALENTVEIAKRCNIHITLGKNFLPLFPTPDGLSLDDYLVKLSNEGLQERMVQLYPDEAERAAKMPEYQERLDFELNIIIQMKFPGYFLIVQDFINWAKTHGCPVGPGRGSGAGSLVAYSLKITDLDPLKYALLFERFLNPERVSMPDFDVDFCQSNRGRVIEYVRDKYGAQAVSQIVTFGTMSSKAVIRDVGRVLELPFTLCDKLSKLIPLEANKPLGLDDAMKAEPQIQELIEAEEADELITLAKKLEDLTRGLGMHAGGVLIAPGKISDYSPVYQADESASPVSMYDKGDVEDVGLVKFDFLGLRNLTIIEMAQNNIKNTTGDIVDVGKIPLDDQAAYKIFRDANTTAVFQFESTGMKKMLKTAHTTKFEELIAFVSLYRPGPMDNIPDFVARMKGQEFQYIHPLLEGILAPTYGIMVYQEQVMQAAQIIGGYSLGGADLLRRAMGKKKPEEMVKHREIFAEGAAKQGISREKSDEIFNYMEKFAGYGFNKSHAAAYALISYQTAWLKAHYPAEFMAATMSSELDNTDQLKHFYDDCRANGIEFLPPDINESDYRFTPYPNMKIRYALGAIKGTGEAAVESIIAARQSGGKFTGLLDFCERVGKEHMNRRTLEALIRGGAFDSIEPNRAMLLANIDLAMNNADQKAANANQGGLFDMMEDAIEPVQLIDAPMWSESEKLAEEKTVIGFYLSGHPFGPYAQEVRQIAPTKLGRLKPQDSVRLAGFVTAVRTMMGKRGKIAFVSLEDLSGQIEIMVSGQTLENCADYLKSDQVLIIESKVSRDDYGGGDGLRIMANQVMTLQMARERYARSLSLALAPGHDIERLAAILTAHRLPDTSHIPLQLSYSNDKASGRFQVPPKWMVTPSADLFGELEALLGSKSVRVNW; encoded by the coding sequence ATGACCGAGCCGACCTACATCCCGCTGCGCCTGCATACCGAATTTTCGATTACCGACGGTATGGTGCGGATTAAAAAACTGATTGCCAAAGCGCAGGAATACGGTTTGCCTGCTTTGGGCATCAGCGATTTGATGAACGAATTCGGTTTGGTGAAATTCTATAAAGCCTGCCGCAGCGCGGGGATTAAGCCCGTCGGTGCGGCGGATGTGTGGATAGGCAATCCGAATGCGCCCGACAAGCCGTTCCGCGCCATGCTGATTATCCGCAACGATGCGGGCTATCTGCGCTTGAGCGAGCTTCTGACGGCGGCTTATGTCGGCAAAGACCGTAATGTCCATCATGCGGAACTCAATCCCGAATGGCTGGAAAACGGCGACAACAGCGGCTTGATTTGTTTGAGCGGCGCGCATTACGGCGAAGTGGGCGTGAATCTGTTGAACGGCAATGAAGACGCGGCGCGGTCGGCGGCGTTGAAGTATGCGGCGTGGTTTCCCGATGCGTTTTATCTGGAGCTGCAACGCCTGCCCGAACGTCCCGAATGGGAGGCTTGCGTTTCGGGCAGCGTGAAGCTGGCGGAGGAATTGGGTTTGCCGGTGGTGGCGACGCATCCGACGCAGTTTATGAGCCGCGATGATTTCAACGCGCACGAGGCGCGGGTGTGCATCGCGGGCGGCTGGGTGCTGACGGACAAGAAACGTCCGCGTGATTTTACGCCGAGCCAGTTTTTCATTCCGCCGGAAACGATGCTGGAACGTTTCGCCGATTTGCCCGAAGCCTTGGAAAACACGGTGGAAATCGCCAAACGCTGCAATATCCATATCACGCTGGGCAAAAACTTCCTGCCCCTGTTCCCGACGCCCGACGGCCTGTCGCTCGACGATTATCTGGTGAAGCTGTCCAACGAGGGCTTGCAGGAACGCATGGTTCAGCTTTATCCCGACGAGGCGGAGCGGGCGGCGAAAATGCCGGAATATCAGGAGCGGCTGGATTTTGAGTTGAACATCATCATCCAGATGAAATTCCCCGGCTATTTCCTTATCGTACAAGACTTTATCAACTGGGCAAAAACGCACGGCTGTCCGGTGGGGCCGGGACGCGGTTCGGGCGCGGGTTCGCTGGTGGCGTATTCGCTGAAAATTACCGACCTCGACCCGCTGAAATACGCGCTGCTGTTCGAACGTTTCTTAAACCCCGAACGCGTTTCCATGCCCGACTTCGACGTGGACTTTTGCCAAAGCAACCGCGGCCGCGTGATTGAATATGTGCGCGATAAATATGGCGCGCAGGCGGTGAGCCAGATTGTGACCTTCGGCACGATGTCGTCCAAAGCGGTGATACGCGACGTAGGGCGCGTGCTGGAACTGCCGTTTACCCTGTGCGACAAACTGTCGAAGCTGATTCCGCTGGAAGCCAACAAACCTTTGGGTTTGGACGACGCGATGAAGGCGGAGCCGCAGATTCAGGAATTGATTGAAGCGGAAGAAGCGGACGAACTGATTACGTTGGCGAAAAAGCTGGAAGATTTGACGCGCGGTCTGGGTATGCACGCGGGCGGCGTGTTGATTGCGCCGGGCAAGATTTCCGATTACAGCCCCGTGTATCAGGCGGACGAATCCGCCTCGCCCGTATCCATGTACGACAAGGGCGACGTGGAAGACGTGGGTTTGGTGAAGTTCGACTTTTTAGGCCTGCGCAACCTGACCATTATCGAAATGGCGCAGAACAACATCAAAAACACCACCGGCGATATTGTCGATGTCGGCAAAATCCCGCTTGACGACCAGGCCGCCTACAAAATCTTCCGCGATGCGAACACCACCGCCGTCTTCCAGTTCGAGTCGACCGGCATGAAAAAAATGCTGAAAACGGCGCACACGACCAAGTTTGAAGAACTCATCGCCTTCGTATCGCTCTACCGCCCCGGCCCGATGGACAACATCCCCGACTTCGTTGCGCGCATGAAGGGACAGGAATTCCAATACATCCACCCGCTGCTGGAAGGCATCCTCGCGCCGACCTACGGGATTATGGTGTATCAGGAACAAGTGATGCAGGCGGCGCAGATTATCGGCGGCTACTCGCTCGGCGGCGCGGACCTGCTGCGCCGCGCCATGGGTAAGAAAAAGCCCGAAGAAATGGTGAAACACCGCGAAATCTTCGCCGAAGGCGCAGCAAAACAAGGCATTTCGCGAGAAAAATCCGACGAAATCTTCAACTACATGGAAAAATTCGCCGGCTACGGTTTCAACAAATCCCACGCCGCCGCCTACGCCCTGATTTCCTACCAGACCGCATGGCTCAAAGCCCATTATCCCGCCGAATTTATGGCGGCAACCATGTCGTCTGAATTGGACAACACCGACCAGCTCAAGCATTTCTACGACGACTGCCGCGCCAACGGCATCGAGTTCCTGCCGCCCGACATCAACGAATCCGACTACCGCTTCACGCCGTATCCGAACATGAAAATCCGCTACGCACTCGGCGCGATTAAAGGCACGGGCGAAGCCGCCGTCGAATCCATCATCGCCGCGCGGCAAAGCGGCGGCAAATTTACCGGCCTCTTGGACTTCTGCGAGCGCGTCGGCAAAGAACACATGAACCGCCGCACCCTCGAAGCCCTGATACGCGGCGGCGCGTTCGACAGCATCGAACCCAACCGCGCCATGCTCTTGGCAAACATCGACCTCGCCATGAACAACGCCGACCAAAAAGCCGCCAACGCCAATCAGGGCGGGCTGTTTGACATGATGGAAGACGCCATCGAACCGGTGCAGCTCATCGACGCGCCCATGTGGAGCGAATCGGAAAAACTCGCCGAAGAAAAAACCGTCATCGGCTTTTATCTGTCCGGCCACCCCTTTGGCCCGTATGCCCAAGAAGTCCGCCAAATCGCCCCGACCAAATTAGGTCGTCTGAAACCGCAAGACAGCGTGCGCCTCGCCGGATTCGTTACCGCCGTGCGCACCATGATGGGCAAACGCGGCAAAATCGCCTTCGTCAGCCTCGAAGATTTGAGCGGGCAGATTGAAATCATGGTCAGCGGCCAGACGCTGGAAAACTGCGCCGACTACCTCAAATCCGACCAAGTGCTGATTATCGAATCCAAAGTCAGCCGCGACGACTACGGTGGCGGCGACGGGCTGCGCATCATGGCAAACCAAGTCATGACCCTGCAAATGGCGCGCGAACGTTACGCCCGCAGCCTAAGCCTCGCCCTCGCCCCCGGCCACGACATCGAACGCCTCGCCGCCATCCTCACCGCCCACCGCCTGCCCGACACGTCGCACATCCCGCTGCAACTGTCGTACAGCAACGACAAAGCGTCGGGCAGGTTTCAAGTGCCGCCGAAATGGATGGTTACGCCGAGCGCGGATTTGTTCGGCGAACTGGAAGCGCTGCTCGGCAGTAAATCGGTCAGGGTGAACTGGTAG